CTACTGGTGAACTAAACCTTACTAAAcctatatcaaatcaaatcaaaataaactctattcaagtaggctattacaagcacttttgaatcgtcattttacaattaagtgaagctaccaccggttcggaaagtagattctacaaagaggaaccggcaagaaactcagtagttacccttttttaacatttaaaaaatacaaagtcatgatagttaaatacaattatttaaattaatatatcctgcttggaagtcaacagttattaactccacgcttttttatcatctataaatataaaaccttgtatcgaataatatgctttttctaccaatgtatattttacaatcgatttgaatttactaaacggcaaagttaaaaatgtctgcggaattttattatatatatatatatatatatatatatatatatataatgttactgTCAAATACCTGTATTAGTTAATCTCTAAGATGACAGGAATAGACTACATGTATATTACTAGAAGTTATAGAAAAACAAACACTCAAAAACCATACAGAATAAAACAAGCAGTAAAGTTTAAAGCGGACAGTAATTCAGGTCATacgaaagattattttaattatatatgtcaaATAAACTCAtcaaaaaaaacttacaaactattataaatcaacccctattatgtatattttaatgatgtatATCTCTGTTGGATAACTATTTGCATAAATAAAGATggtataagagctgagatggcccggtggttagaacgcgtgcattttaaccgatgattgcgggtttacaggcaagcacaactatacatatgtgcttaatttgtgtttataattcatctcgtgctcggtggtgaaggaaaacagcgtgaggaaacctgcatgtgtttaatttcatcgaagtgacacatgtgcattggaacagcgtggtggaatatgttccaaaccctctcataAATGGAAGAGtaggctttatcccagcagtgggaaatttacaggctgtaactttactaactttTACTAACTTTATAAAGACTTTTACTTCTACCTCTCAGTAActattacagatttaaatagACCTTTTTAGAGGTTGGAGGCATGTATAAACTATTGTAAAACCACAAATAGAGGGCAATGCAGTGGCAAATATCAGAAATCCTTACAGTTATAGAGCCTTTTATCTGCCTTCCAGAAAAAATATCATAGTAACAGTCAATCCACTGTTATTTCGAATATAAATCTTTCCCGTTTGTACCCAATCAATCTATATTGAAGCAttgtggaataaactccaaacctTCACCAAAGATTTTATCCCAACAGTGGGCGATTCACGGACAATACAAATGACAGCATGAGCATGGTACCCCATTAATGTGCTACCCGAAATTCTTATATGACAGATTGTAACCAAAAATGTATGATTCGTcatgtacattttattataggccacccgatggtaagtggtcaccatcacccatagacaatgacgctgttagaaatattaactattaaactaccttacatcgtcaacgtgccaccaaccttgggaactaagatgttatgtcccttgcgcctctagttacactggttcactcacccttcaaaccggaacacaacaatactgagtactgttgtttggcggtagaataactgatgagtgggtggtacctacccagacgggcttgcacaaagccctgccaccaagtaataaaacattaaaaaaaaaccacctGTTGTCAACACTGGCTATATAGATGGCGCCACTAACCACGGGACCCAAATAAGGAATATTTCGCGACGCGAGTCTACCGCCACTTCTGCGCATGCGTGCGACCAACATATACCACTTTGTTTGACTgactatactataatataattcattcataattCTCTTACATCTTATCAACGTAAccgatatatataaacatatataactaTCAATACGCAAGGCCGGCATTTGTCTTTAACATAGTCACtaactttacatatatttaacgcTTCTATTCATCGATAATGATacgtcatattaaaaatatagtatatgcaATAATGTAACATACACTGACGTTGATGTATATCATGCAACGACATCGATCAGACGAAACTCATATAGTCATCTCACAAAATGCAATGCATAAACATGTACATGTGGAATGTCATTCGGATGTGAGGGTGCGTGCATGTGTGTGTATGAGACGTGTGCATATCGGCGCATGCGCATCAACGTTCGTTCGGTACCTGATCGAGTTGCAGCCGAGACATCGATCTTGACACTGATTCGTCCTGTTTTGTTATAAGAGCtattttattacacttattatttatctgtgatatgtttaaaaagttttatttttgcttttttgtttttttttcgcttggcccttggagtagtgatgGAAAAAccttcatcaaaagtattatataacaatcaaaatcaaaatgtactttattcaagtgggctttttcaagcacttttgaatcgtcattgaacaattaagtgaagctaccaccggttcggaaagcagattctaccgagaggaaccggcaagaaactcagtagttactctttttcacctCATTTAAcatcgcctcattgcctccactggtgacaggagggctggttcgtttgcccagaggatcggaattgcgattcaacggggaaatgctgttaacattcttgccaccattgcacgcggtcaagacttatacagtaactagttttagttcacatTTGTATGTCAAgcatttgatattattaattcttatttgaataaaaactaatttaaaaaaaaaattgtttaaggcCAATAATGGTGTCTATGTATATGGTCACAAGGTCTAACTGGGTCCGGTCTCCCCTCAAACTGACCTGCATCTGCTTCAAGATCCCCTGGTTGGCGACGAGCTCCTTCCTCAACTTCTCGATGCCCTCCTGCATCGTGTTTATCGTCTTCATCAGAACCGCTTTGTGTTGTTCCGTCACGTTTCCTGAAAAACGACATTATGTTGAACTAGCTttcgcccgcgacttcgttcgcgtggacttcaggttcgtcccgtctagtctagtaatcgcttaaaatcgcttcgtaaataagtcattatttctcgtacaaagtaaaggataaaaaatggttattgtgggttattcctaagagataaacatataccatcacggacttttttgtagacctttttaagttgtacaatactgtagtacattgttttgatctatcttgtaggattcagtcagcgtttgcaatgtaagcgcaaaaaatgtgtttttttacgacctcacattagaaacctcaaaaattgtatcctatgtgttattctgatgtataagctatattgtggtaaagtttcattcaaatccattcaatagtttttacgtgaaagagtaacaaacatccatacatacaaactttcgcctttataatagtagtaggattagATACCATTGTTATAAATACTACtcgctttgcacgggtgcaataggctatttgacggGTTTCTAAAAtcctgatttttttatttctagtacatatttgccgaaaaatatcatattaaaaattccatatttaaatagcgcgtgaaaacgatacttggacaatacggcgctgcaatggggtcggtgacgtcactgtgctgtaatttaatctggtacatatagtagaaaaggtttacaagaaagtgacttcataataagcccggtcaatcaggagcgttttgtgtcacgtgacaaacgtttgaaaaaatgcattttcatttatttttgaataaatttagtattattttcaagtttcgttagtaaataaccatttttaaactcataatatacactgattacaataattcacgatttatttttcgtattgtgaaatagcctattatgatactgaatatactacagaatttgttgatttactacatcacattagaaacttctaaaattgtcagtgtttctttactatattgtacatgtattatacacaaaatccATCCCCTTGAATCAAactaaatctattaaaaaaaaaactgtatcaaaagtcgttgcgtaatttgaaagatctaagcactcATAGGGACAAAGTGgtcagcgactttgttttatactatgtaatgatatatctCAATACTATCTTCATTcattctttgtttatttataaattaaaactggtgtaagttacaacaacaacaacaacaacagcctgtaagttcccactgctgggctaaaggcctcctctccctttgaggagaaggtttggaacatattccaccacgctgttccaatgcgggttggtggaatacacatgtggcagaatttctatgaaatttgtcacatgcaggtttcctcacgatgttttccttcaccgctgagcacgagatgaattataaagacaaattaagcacatgaatcagcggtgcttgcctggatttgaaccatGAACATGAAAACATGCTTTGCAACGATATTACTAACGATACGATACCACTAACTTTGGGAAgtgagatgttacgtcccttgttaTTGGAGCCGAAACAATAATGAACACATATGCTTGATAATCAGATGTTGGTATGAAAAGCAGTTTGAAAGTAGTCCGATACATTAATGACATGacacttggtggcagggctttgtgcaagcccgtctgagtaggtaccacccactcatcagttattctaccgccaaacaacagtactcagtattgttgcgttccggtctgaagggtgagtgagcaagtgtaactacaggcacaagggacgtaacatcttagttcccaaggttggtggcgcattgacgatgtaagtaaccgttaatatttcttacagcgtcattgtctatgggtgacggtgaccacttaccatcaggtggcccatatgatcgtccgccaacctataccataataccataaaaaaaaaaaaaaacaaaaaaaatgtagggTCAAAGGGTAGAAGTCAGTGcgttcttcatcatcatcatcacggGTCTTCCAGCCTGGCTTAGGCCAGGGTACGGGCCTCGAGGTTACCCCTCCTTACCCGGGCTAGTCCTCCTCGGTAGCCTCTGACCCAATGGGTCAGGGTCCGTGGACCCAGTGGTGTCTTCATCTTAATATCCTCGCACGATAGCTGGATAGGTTCCAGGTGTATCCGCCAGCTGGCGCCACTCACCTGACTCGAGACTCTGTATGAGCAGCTGCTGGTGCCGCAGCTGGGTCTGCAGCAGCCTGTGCCCGCGGCGGTGAGCCTCCACCATCTGCAAGCCACCGGCGCCCGCCTTGCCCGCCGGCCTGCCGACCACCGCAGTGGTACCGTTGCCAGTCTCCTTCGCCTGGGAGAAGCGATTGGTGAATAACAACTTATTTCCATTTAATAAGGCTGACGTGAAGtggtattataaaattgttttaatattagtttacaatatttttaaaataataataataatgcaactataaataaataaataaataaataaatatgagacaacatcacattactctgatcccaatgtaagtaactgaagcacttgtgttatggaagtcagaagtaacggcggtaccacatacacccagacccaagacaacatagaaaactagtaatctacattgactcggccgggaatcgaacccaggacctcagagtggcgtacccatgaaaaccggtgtacacaccactcgaccatggaggtcgtcgaaatagtattcaaaataaattaaaatgttttatggtTACTAATCATTATATTCTAGAACTAAAGTCAAAACTCGAAAAGCAACGAAGTGGAAATCGACTAATCGGAAGGCTGACCCGTGaatgaataaatgaaatcaaatcaaatcaattttattcaagtaaacctcacaatgaagcgttttcgaatcgtcaataattaaatactaccaccgtttcggaaagcagcttctagcgagaagaaacggcaagaagctcgcatagttgctcttttcaaataaacagatttacaatgctgttttttacagtaattagtgtcatATGATGggacccgagcctaactccaggcgtttctttctaaaaagtactattttaatgaataatatgatttatttattaatttagtcttaataatctttttaaattttgaaaatggtaaatttattatattttccggtatcttattatgtatgcgtataccattgcccaaaaacgttctatttaccgtatgcaaacggaaactgggggttacaattttattcttatttcttgtattaatagtatgtatattacTTTACTGCATTGATggaataattttgatataaattttttaataataaaaattaaatacaatacgtGCGCGATGGGAAAAAGACCTTTTGCAAACGCGATTAAATTCATTGGAGAAAAGAGAGATAACATTTTATGAATATCTTCTGCTAAAACCTTACACAAACATTTATATAGAAGGCGGCATAAGTCGTGAGTACAACCTTGACCCACGCAGTATATTTTAGGGTCTCATTGGCGGAATGAAGGAGCCAAGCCGCTGAGGCTGTACGCGATTGGTTCGTAAGTTGATGCTTGACGTCTATTGGATTAGCGTCTGTCAATTGGCAACTGTCAAAAAGTGTATACGCGCGAATTTACCCCCACTACTGCCTACCACTACCAACGACTCATGGCAGCTAGTATATCTACATAAAGTACTACAGCCATAATCAACATATCATCTAAGCCAGATTGGAAACCTTATAAATCGGAACGTTTTTGCTGACGCTACATCAAGTTACATCATTTCCGATTCACTTTGACAAAGTCGCATTCTGCTACGATAAGATACGACCATATCGTACTAGACTAGTCTCACCTTCTCAGCTTGTTTCACGTCGGCGGTGGCTTTGATGTTGTCTCTGTTGATTAACACCTTATTGTGGGACATGAGATGATTCTGTCGGTCCGTCTGCTTGTTCGCCTTCTGACCACCGGGCGCTGTGTTCTCTTGTTTGTTCTGTTAAACaacaaaagaatatttaaatcggATTGAAAATTTCCAACAAACAAAGTCTTCTTCAGTTGTTAAGGAGAAGGATTTGCAATTCTACCAAACAGATTTAGAGTGGATTCGCTTTAGCTTATCAGAATACGTTACTAcagtgtatgtgtatgtatgtacaagCTTTAGATTACAAGATATCTTAGTATGTATAAGACTACCAGTAAGGATagcaaaaaaatgtttgtaccatattagttaagtttattttatacatatactgaATAGATCTATACAcctataatatagatttatacacatataaaacaacagcctgtaaattcccactgctggactaaaggcctcctctccctttgaggagaaggtttggaacacattccaccacgctgttccaatgcgggttggtggaatacacatgtggcagaatttttatgaaatttgtctcatgcaggtttcctcacgatgttttccttcaccgccgagcacgagatgaattataaagacaaattaagcacatgaatcagcggtgctcgcctgggttcgaacccgcagtaatcggttaagatgcacgcgttctaaccactgggccatctcgactctatacaCATATAGCATgaattgaattcaataaatacttttataaacacATAGCCACGTAAATATGTTCATTTTAAGCTACAAAAGAAATaacttttatacaaaacattgaTCAATAAAGCATGTATTGGCCGTACCTTTatgttaacttaatatatttttgatatctcCGTTTTGACCTCGAGgccaaaattatacaaatgtctatatatttttaaataaattccaaaCTTTTGATGTGATTTATACATTGACATCTAATATGACATAGAATATAgtcacaatatacataaaatcctGATATGAATATGTACTGTTAATTTCCTCGCAGGTATTTTTTCTAAGTTAAGAAGACTGACCTCAGGGTTGTGCCAGAAGACTTTAATGAATCTGTTGTTGAGCACGGCCTCAGTGCTCTTGTAGGCGACGTTCGCTTCCGTCGGCGTTGAGAACGTTATGAGAGCCGCTTCGTGGTCACCCTCGTAGCAGACCTGCGGAACAAATTGTcaggaaattaattataataatataaatacagtcagtcagtcagtcagtcagtcagttgcAGCACCAACAGCATGCTAGGGACGATCGCCAGCAGTCTTGACTTgcaaaacataacatttaataaaaaaaaatatgtctaaaGACGCTAGTGCAATTTCCTCATAGTAAGTCTGCTAGACCCTTttctaagtaattaattaataaattaagagtGATTTGAAAGATAGattgtttttcatttacatttctGATTCTTATAATATCTTCAGACGTtcctaacaaaatattaaagtcaaccttaatcgtaaggaaacctgcaagtgtctaatttcttagaaattctaccacatttgtattccaccaacccgtagtGGAGCACATGGTGCAATattcgaaccttctcctcaaagggagaggagaccttagcccagcagagcaaaatttacaggctgttgttattgttataccTTATTCTAGTTAGTTCTAattagacttttacaagcaataataaatattctattaaatatcTAGTTACTAGCATTTCACAAAATTTCTCTTATTAGTTATACCATATTCAAATGGCAAGAAAAGTTAGTAACATCGTCGGCATTACATACCTGTATATTAACAATCTTCCCGAACTTGCTGAAATGACTGTCCAAGTGTTTGATCTCGTTGAGGCCCGGCGGTACCTTCTTTACCTCCAGCGAACAATTCGCCGCGTTAGCTGGCAGGGGGGGGGCGGGGGGCGCCTGTTACATAAAACCATGGTCATCATAGTCCACTGTTGAGTGGCGGGGCGGTATAGTACAGTAGAGGAGAGCGTTATTAGATCTGTCTAATATAAAcgactagcttttgcccgcgacttcgttcgcgtggacttcaggttcgtcccgtctagtctagtaatcgcttaaaatcgcttcgtaaatattcctaagagataaaaatataccatcacggacttttttgtagacctttttaagttgtaaaatactgtagtacattgttttgatctatcttgtaggattcagtcagcgtttgcaatgtaagcgcaaaaaatgtgtttttttacgacctcacattagaaacctcaaaaattgtatcctatgtgttattctgatgtataagctatattgtggtaaagtttcattcaaatccattcagtagtttttacgtgaaagagtaacaaacatccatacatacaaactttcgcctttataatagtagtaggatgtcataaggtcttacaaaatgacttatgaataaataggtctttaattttactggctatatagatttttgttcatttttcgTTTGTGTGTCAGACGAGTTTAATTGTAAACTAGAATGGTCTAGAATAAGTcagtacgataataaaatcatttgacatcgttacattttgtttgcttttttctacataaatcgagatggcccagtggttagaacacgcgcatcttaaccgatgattgcgggttcaaacccaggcaagcaccgctgattcattagcttaatttgtctttataattcatctcgtacccggcggtgaaggaaaacatcgtaaggaaacctgcatgtgacaaatttcatagacattccgccacatgtgtattccaccaacccgcattggaacagcgtggtggaatatgttccaaacctcctcaaagggagaggaggcctttagcccagcagtgggaatttacgggctgttactttttactttacataaatcTATCAAGCGTCTTACCGAGGCGGTTGTATTCGAAGCCCTTCTTCCCGGGGGCGTGGCGCgggggcggcggcgcgggcgcttCGTGGCGCACCCTGCGGACACGCGAGGTTAGTGCGGGGTGTGGGTGATGTATTTCATTCGTGGGTTTGAGCTATCCTGCTTGCTTTATCCGTTCTTAATTTGAAGATaccaactcattaatattagctttaaattgtcgatatacatacatacattatgtattgatgtataaaaatattgtccatgaccagataccgtca
This Vanessa cardui chromosome 29, ilVanCard2.1, whole genome shotgun sequence DNA region includes the following protein-coding sequences:
- the LOC124541864 gene encoding zinc finger protein swm-like, which codes for MFASRDRSMSPPGARLDHADAYRRRCRDFDVKGYCMRGDLCEWDHGADPVVLEDAALSRVLALPPPLAVPVPGPCGEYNPAAPDIWAAGVVGYAPPAHPPPRLAPRELVPIPRVRHEAPAPPPPRHAPGKKGFEYNRLANAANCSLEVKKVPPGLNEIKHLDSHFSKFGKIVNIQVCYEGDHEAALITFSTPTEANVAYKSTEAVLNNRFIKVFWHNPENKQENTAPGGQKANKQTDRQNHLMSHNKVLINRDNIKATADVKQAEKAKETGNGTTAVVGRPAGKAGAGGLQMVEAHRRGHRLLQTQLRHQQLLIQSLESGNVTEQHKAVLMKTINTMQEGIEKLRKELVANQGILKQMQDESVSRSMSRLQLDQMNAKKPKTLQEVQKDILDAELDIITKQQEGQDVSELAKNIAEMRRQMALQFPTFSGRIRTHSSYRIVKRKLR